The Merismopedia glauca CCAP 1448/3 sequence ATCGGCAAATCCCAGTCTCAGGGCATTTTGACGGGCAATGGTGAGGGCTTCTGGGCTGACATCTACAGCATGAATGGTAGCTTGGGGAAAAGCTTCGGCTAATCCCAAAGCGATCGCTCCACTCCCAGTTCCTAAATCGACCCAATCTCCCTCTATTCCTGAGTGATAGCTCATAGCTAACTCAATTAAGCACTCAGTTTCTGGTCTGGGAATTAAGACGGCCGGTGATACTGTTAAACAAAAATGTCGCCAATGAGACAATTGAACCAAGTACTGCACTGGAACTCTTTGCGTGACTCTTTGTTCCCACAATTTACTGAGATCTGCAAGAGAAATCTGCATTTTAACCTGCGGCTTGCCCTTAAAAGAGCCTAACCGCAGACTTAATGCCTCTAGACCGGTGAATTCTCGCAGCAGCCAGTTTATTTCTCCTACAGGAATGTTTTCAGATTTAGCGACAGCTATCGCATCTTGATGCCATTGCCAAAGTTCAATCCCAGAGACTTCCATTCCTTAGCGTCGTTTTGGTTTATTGGTATTTTGGT is a genomic window containing:
- the prmC gene encoding peptide chain release factor N(5)-glutamine methyltransferase; protein product: MEVSGIELWQWHQDAIAVAKSENIPVGEINWLLREFTGLEALSLRLGSFKGKPQVKMQISLADLSKLWEQRVTQRVPVQYLVQLSHWRHFCLTVSPAVLIPRPETECLIELAMSYHSGIEGDWVDLGTGSGAIALGLAEAFPQATIHAVDVSPEALTIARQNALRLGFADRIEFYQGDWWQPLAGQISGLAGMVANPPYIPTQMVSQLQPEVAWHEPHLALDGGVDGLDCVRQLIQSAPDYLQPRGIWLVELMAGQAPMVVELLQASGAYLNIQIHTDLAGIERFVLAQID